The DNA region GAAAAAAAGATTGCCCCGGTCTAAATCAGCGTAAACACGCCCGTCCTTCCCGGAAGATCAAGCATCGTAATATTCACGCTCTGCACGTTCTCGTCACTATCGAAGGTGAAGTAGACACCGGTGCCGGTCGTCGGCTCGTAAAAGGCATCCCCGTCATACGGCGTAAGGACGTACTGCATTTCGGCCGGTCCGAGATACAGATTAAGGCCGCTGTCTCCCTCTTCGACCGTTATCGTACCGTAATAATCCTGATAATACGATCCGCAGTAGTTTACCAGATCCCGGGGCGATGACGCATTTTCCGGAGCCTCTGGAAGCGTTGAATATGGACTCAGCACCGAAGATCCCGGCTCCATGGCTGCATTGATCTCCTCCTCGATCTCCGCGTACCAGTCATTCTGCACGGAACCCGTGAAGTACATATCTTCCCAGCCCCGCACAACGGCTTTTTTCAGGACATGCCCTCCAGGAAAGCCGTTCGTTAAAACAACGATGCCCATCCCTTCTGCCGGGTAGAGGGTGATCAGCGTGGAGACACCACTCGTAAAGTCGCCGCCGTGTTCGACCCTGACCCTGCCGTCCGCAGATACCACGTCCCATCCAAGACCGTATGCCGAGATGGTGGTATAGTCGGAGAGCAGGATGTTCTGGGCTTTGTGGGTCTCGCTCAGCGCAGAGGCATCGATCACCTGCACGCCGTCGAGATTTCCGTCGTTCAACTGCAGGCGGAGATATCTGATCATATCGTTCAGCGTCGAACTGACTCCCCCGGCCGGACTGTTCGCATCATCGTTGAACAGAACTGCGGTTTGTTCCGCAACGCCGTTCGTCACGACATAGGTGTCGGCATGGTTCTCGGCCTCGGCAAAGTCGGAAAAGACCGCACTCGAGTTCGTCATACCTGCCGGGATGAAGATCCTCTCAGAAATCAGTTCATCCCAAGGAATTCCGGCTTTTATCGCCGCAGTTTCGGCGGCTGCAGTGATCCCGAGATTCGAGTAGGCGTAACTCGAGCGGAACGCGCCCGTCAGTGCAAGATATCTGAGTTTAAAGAGGGTTTCCGAACGGTTGTATCCGAACTCGGCCAGCTCGTCGCCGGCATACTCGGGAAGTCCCGTCCGGTGCGAAAGAAGATCGCGAATGGTCACATGTTCCGTGATCCATGGATCCGAAAACTGAAGGTCAGGATTGATTTCCACGGCCGAATCATCCCATGCAAGATCGCCGGTCCCGACCATCGACGCAATCGTCGCGGTCGTAAAGGACTTCGAGATGGAGGCGAGCTGGAACCGCGTATCGGCATTTACCGGCTCCTGCGTCGTGAGATTGATCACGCCGAAGCATTTTTCGTAGACGACCGTATCGTTTTGAATAATCGCGACCGCCATGCCCGGGATGCCGCTTTTGTTGAAGAGTTCTTCTGTGTAGAGATCGAACTCAGGAATCGTTTTATCGAGATCTCCTGCCGCCGGCGTCTGGTCATAGGCCGCCGTAATGCATCCCGATACCAGGATTATACAGAATAATCCGAGAATTAGTGCTGTAACCGGTTTAAAAATAATGATAATCCCCTCTGATAAGTAAAGTAACTTCCATCTTCACAATATATCTGTATTGCGGTATTTTTGCCGGATCGGGTGAATGGGAAAAATAAAAAAGCGGATCCGGTTCGGCAGGATACCGAAGGGATCGAATGGATGTTCTGTTTTCTTAGAGGCCGGCCCGCTCGACGATAACGTCGGCGACCGATTTCGCGCTCGTGAACGGGAAATCTGCGCTCGTTAGAAGGGTGCCTGCTTCGCCTGCGGTCATCTTCAGATCGCCGACCTGACAGGTCGTGTCTGCACCGTCTGGAAACGCGACGATGAGAGCGGCTGGGGTGTCGATCGGAAACGATGCTCCCGCGAGTGCCCCGCTGATCTGGGCATGGATCTGCTCTTTTACGGTAAGGGGAACAAATCCGGGCATGCCGGCAACCTCTCCCGCGGCTTTTGCGATCGGGCAGTCGGCGCTGTGGGTTTCGCATCCGAAGCATGCTCCCTTGATTGCTTTGAGGGACTCTTCTGCCTTTGTCTGCGAGACGTCTTTACCTGTGTAACTCCATGTTGGCATCTTGTTTCACCGGATACCTATTGTCTTGTTATATTTATATACAAAATCGTCATTAGAATATATAACACTGTTTGATACAGAATTATGACCCTGCGGGTTAATGATTCTGCATTACCAATATATCAATCAGCAAAGGAGGGATCATGGCAACAACACTGAGTTCATCACTGACGGAGATCCGAGAACTGAAAAAGGAGGTCACCGGGCTGCGTATGGATCTGAAGCGCTTTATCGAGCATGCGAACCAGCAGCATGTCCAAAACGCCCTTACCGATCTCAAACAGAATTATGCCGGTCTTTTCGCAAACGATCAGGTGGAAACGGCAAAATCCGAGCTTTCTTCGAATATGGTCGCAGACTGCGGGATGCGGGACAAATGCTACGGCGTTTTTCTGGAGTTCCTGCAGAACACCTCACAGCATATCAAAGACGGCCGTGTTTCTGAAGAGATCATTCAGTCCTATCGTGACCAGTTGAAAAACATGCGGGAAGCGGGTCCTTTCGACCGGTGCGACACATGTTTTTCGCAGGTCTACCGGCTTTTTGAAAAGCAGGTCGATCTCATGCAGTCTCTCGGCATTTATGAAGACAGCAGCCGGGAACAGGAGAGCATTACCGATATCCCGGAGGAAACGGCGGTCAGTGAACTCTTGGAGCCGATCGCAAACGTCCTGCGTTTCCAGATTTTGAAATCGCTTGCGGTACAAACGCGGACATTTTCTGATCTCTCCGGCCTGACCGGGCTTCGCGGCGGGAACCTGCTGTTTCATATCAAAAAACTCACCGAATCCGGCATGATCCTGCAGAGTCATGACCGTGGGGATTACGTGATCACGGATAAGGGATTCAAAGCGCTGAACGCCGTTTCGGCGCTCTACCGCGAGACCCATCACGCCTAATGCGTTCAAAAAAAGGAAAAAATATTTTTTTGGATTTATACGAGCTCGGTTCCGCCTGCCACGACCACAAACTGGCCGGTGACGTAGCTTGACATGTCGCTTGAGAAGTAGAGGATCGTTCCGTTCAGTTCGCCGCGTTTTGCCGGGCGGTTCAGCGGGCAGACTCTGCTGTACTGCGCGAGGAACTCGGATGATTTGAATAATGTGCCTTCCGTCATCTCGGATTCGAAGAGACCTGGACCGACCGCATTGACCGTGATGTTGTTTTGTCCATAGGAGGTTGCCATACCCATGGTCAGACCAAGCACGGCGGCCTTCGACGTGTTGTAGACATGGCGGACGAACATGTCTCCTTTGTCGCCGATGATCGCATTAATCGAGGCGGTGTTGACGATCTTACCGTAATTCTGGGCTTTCATGTGCGGCACGACATACTTGCTCATGAGGTAGATGCCTTTGACGTTCGTGTCCATCGATCTGTCCCATTCTTCTACGGTGAGGGTCTCGACGGTTCCGCGCTGGGCGATTCCGGCGTTGTTGAAGAGGATGTGGATCGTTCCGTAATGTTTGACGATCGCATCAACCGCCTCTTTCACGCTCTGTTCGTTCGTTACATCGCACGGATAGGTGAAAACGTCCCCGCCTTTTTCGGCGATTTCTTTTGCGACTGCTTCGAGTTTGTCTGTTCTGCGTGCAAGCATGGCGACTTTTGCTCCGGCTTCTGCGTATGCTCTTGCCGCGTCGGCGCCAAGACCGCTGGAAGCTCCGGCGACGACCGCCACTTTTCCTGTCAAATCACAATAGTTAATCATTTTCTGTCAAGCTGATACTTACCCGTTTGGAATAATAAAGAAAATGCCACTGAAAAACCGGAATACACAGCGTTTTTCCATGTAGAATCACATGGGGATTTTTCCGGAGAATACGGGCCTGAAATACAAAACAGCGGCAGGAAAAACGCAATTTTGCGGACCGGCACCGGGGGCCCTGAAGCGAATTCAGAAACTTTATCTCGAAACAGTGTGTTTATGAGATATAATGAAAGAGATAGGCAGGTATGACGGACGCTGGTATGTCTGAAGATCCCCTTCTGTCGATCCAGCAGAGATTGATCTCCTGCGGGATGCGGGAGTATGAAGCCAAAATCTATGTGACTATTTTCAGCCGCGGGATTCTGACCGCTTATGAGATCCATCAGTTCAGCGGTGTTCCCCGCGGCAGAGTGTACGATGTTTTAACGGCTCTCGAGCAGAAAGGCTTCATTTCACGTTCATGGGAGAAACCGGTCTATTATACTGCCGAGCCGGTGGAAAAGGTCTCGATTCGTCTGGTGAAGGATACGCTGGCAAATCTGGAACATATGACCGACTGTCTCAACGAACTTCAGGATGTCTGCTATCCCCTGGGAGGAAAAATCGTCGGCGTGCATGAATTCCAGACCGATCTTGCGATCGACACGCAGATCCGGATGGAACTCAGACGTTCCTGCAAGGAAGTTTTGATTCTCTGTTTCGATGAGCGGATCCTGCAAAGGTATGCCGATGATATTAAGGAAGCCGCAAAACGGATCCCGGTGTATGTCGTCGTTAAAGATAAGAAAATGGCAAAGTTCTCTCCGATAAAATGCTATATGGTCAAACGCGGGATCCCTATGACGACGATGGAGATGCCGGTCTCCTCCAAAAAACAGCGGCTCCCCGTCCTTGCACAGTTCTATCACGATCGTCAGGGCACGATCGCGATTCTTGAACATAAGGGTCAGATGATCTGTCTTGGTCTTGTGAACAATGTTTCGGTGTTTGTGGCGCAGAGTATTCTTCAAAATATCGAACGGATCGATCCGGAAGAGTGAGTTCGGCAGCTTTTCGTTCCAACCCGCCCATCACACGAACTTCACAAAAAAGCCCACGAAAACACGAAAATATAAAGAATAAAATACGGTGGGAAAGATGTAGTGCTCTCCCCCATCCCTCGCAAGTCTATCGACTTGCTCGGCTGAGGTCGTCGACTTCGTCGCCAACCCGCCCCCACACGAAATTTTCGAAAATCAACGAAATGCACGAAAAGGGGGGGCAGGGGGTGGAGGTATAGGGGGGTTGGGTGTGAGATTCGGGATGGTGTATGGGAGGGTGTGGAAGCATTAGAAAAACCAACCGCGAATCGGCGCGAATCCGCCCTTCGGGCGAGCGAATCGGATTTGCTATTCCTCACTCTCGCAATCCAGCTACGCTGTCTTGCTCCCCCCTCATCGGGAACGTTCGGGCAAATCCTTTCGCCGCCCCAGCGGCTCATACTTTTCTTTATTATGTTCTCAATCAACGTAAATCTATTTCTCTTGCTTAAACAACACAATACATATTATGGGTACAATAAAAAATGATTCAAAGTCAGAATTGGGCACACTCGGAGTGAATAAAGTATATGGAGCAATTGGTTGTTATGATATTCTTTCTGATGCCCGAGCATTTACTTCTTGGATAGAGAAATAATATCCGGATATCAATATACACGAACTCTTTCCCGGTTATTCATACTGCATTGATTTAATTGTGGGGCTGTTTGCTAGAGGAATTCATGATGACGAAACATTTGGATTAACATCTGATATTGCTTTTGACCGCGCTGTGTTCTATGGAATTCCTCCTGAGAAAATGGATCTCAACTGTGAAAAAGGACGTTTACTTTATATCCTGAAGGACAATGTTACAAAGATCAATTCATCAAAAAACTTTTCAAAATCCCGACATCCACTCAACGACTTAAAGCGTAATGTTCTGGATATCTTTGCCAATCATCTCAAAGAAAATGCCTATTCAAATCTTCCTAATCCTAAAAACGAGTTATATTCATATTTAATTGAAGGAACTGTATGGCTGTATTTTTCAAATATTGTGGGTCGTGGGATTCCATACGCTGAGGCATCAACTCCATTACGTTCCGCTAATGAGAAGGATGTAATAAGAGAGGAAACTCCTGAATGGGAGGAATACATAAAATCAGATGAGTATGGGGCGAAGGACACTCTTATTCGAGGTTACTGTTATTCTCTGGAATATCTGATAGATCAACTATCTCCAAATTTACTGGATACAGAATCTTTGAACTATTTACATAATATTGATAATTGGAATGAAATCAATCATATTTTTGACTATTTATATAAACAAATATTTATCAATCTTGATAAAATCCATGAAAATATCTGGTATATTTCTTCATTCAAAAATGATAAGAAACTTTCAAAAAAGTCACTTTCAACTATATTTGACAAATCAATAAAACTACCTAAAAAATCATTAAAAGAACAACTAGACCAAATTTTTCTTTGGTATGAGGTGGGTTTTCTTGATGCTTCAGCTGGCCCTTTCTCTGGAATGATCGCTCTCAGGACATTGTTGACAGGAGCAGTTACTAAACAAAAGGAAAGGGAAATTTCAGAACCAATTCAGATTCGCATTTTCAAACATCAATGTTTTGCGGGTTATAATTATAGTTATGCAATTCTGATGGAAGGGTATGGCTTCGCAATGGATTATTCTGGTTGGATTGTATTTTTTGATACTGATACTGATTATTCGGGAACAAGTGGTCATTATCATCAGTTGATTGATAACGATATTCAACGATATAAGGAATATCTTAATGTTGTTTCATTTGAGGTTAAAAAAGAGAAATTTGAAGATTATGTTATGGGAATTGATGCTGCAACCCAAAATGGACATTCGGTTACGGTCATTAAACGCCAAGATAAAGAAATAGAGCGAGCAAATCAGAAAGTACGTGAAATCCAAAACAAGCTTCAAAGAACACAAGATGTACTTCATTCTGCAAGGGGATTGATAATGGAATTGCTGACATATTATGATTTATCTCGCAATCCCGACACTTCAAAGAACTTAGATTGGAATATTGCTCAAAATAAACATGAAATTGATGTAACCTATGTGCGTAATGATGATACCGTAATCTTTGGGGAATGCAAGGTTTCAGCGAAGACAACTGATCTTGATGGAGAGATGAAAAATCTGGTTAATAAAATGAAAAATTGGCAACCTAACGTTGGTAATAAAATGGGACATTTCTTCTTTTTTGATGAATTATCTGAGACGGAAGTTGCCAATTACAATAAATTAAAAAAGAAGCATTCTCGAGGTGATGTGGTTATAGGTGAGTATGATGTATTATCTGAAAAGATATACTGGGATCAAAATTGGAAAAGTAAGGCTAGAGATAAATTAGACTATATTCTGAAATATAATGATAAAAAAATATAAAAATCATCATATTGTTTGGTAAGGATGCTAACTGATTCTTATGGGAGCCGCCGGGGCGGCGACAGGATTTGCCCGAACGTTCCCGATGAGGGAGGAGCAAGACTGCAAAGCAGGCTTGCGAGAGTGAGGAACAGCAAATCCGATTCTGGGAGCCCGTAGGGCTCAGATTCGCGCCGATTCGCGGTTGGTTTTTCTCATGCACCCACAACAATCCCGTACATGAAACCAACGTGCACTTCCGCAAAAAAGAGAAAAAACCTCTTCCGAATCAAATAAAAAGACATCCCGACGTGGGACGCTCCGCGCCGAATCGCAAGGCAAAGCCTTGCTCGGCTAAGGGATCTAAAGATCCCCGCCTCAGCTGAGGTCGTCGACTTCGTCGCCAACCCGCAGTCGCAAGTTTCCTTCGAAAACTTGCTCAGCTGAGGGCGAGCCTATCGGCTCACCCCGCTTCACCCAAACAGAATACTCTTCGGCTCCGTGTACTCATACACGAAGTCCCGTCCGTTTTCCCGTCCGAATCCTGAGTTCCCCACCCCGCCAAACGGCATCTCCGGTGGAAGCGTCAGATGCTTGTTCACCCAGACGACCCCGCACTTCAGCGACTCGGCAAACGTACGGGCCGTTCCTATATCGGTGGTCCAGACCGAAGACCCCAGGCCATACTGGGTGGAGTTTGCGATATCGAGCGCCTCGTCGGGAGTATTGAACGGGATCACCGACATCACCGGTCCGAAGATCTCCTCCGAGACCGCGAGCGGACTCACGTTTTTCAGCAGGGTCGGCGCGTAGAAGTTGCCGGGTATCTCCAGTCTCTTCCCGCCGTAAACCAGCTGAGCGTCGCCATTAGCGAGGATGTTTTCCACCGACGCTTCTATCTGGGCCAGCTGATCGGGATTGTTCACCGGTCCCATATTCACTTTTTCAAGACCGTTTCCAACAACGTAGCCCGAAAGCATAACCTCGGCTTTGTGCACGAACTCATCGGCAAGCGATGCGTCGACCAAGATCCGCTTGGCAGACGTGCAGACCTGGCCGCAGTTGTAGAACCGGTTTCTGACCGCCGCTTTCACCGCGGCGTCGATGTCGGCCGTCTTCGTCACGATGAAACTGTCGTTCCCGCCAAGCTCCAGCGTCAGTTTTTTCAGATGCGGGGCGGCCAGAAGCGAAACCGCCTTTCCAGAAACGACCGATCCGGTAAACGAGATGTGACGGACATCCGGGTGCGAGACGAGCGCGGCGCCGGCCTCTCCGCCGGATCCCGTCACGATCTGCAGGGCTTCTTTGGGAAAGCCTCCTTCGTACAGGGCCTCGGCGATCTTTAAGATCGTCAGAGACGCAGTCTTCGACGGCTTTGCAAGAACCGCGTTCCCGCAGGCAAGTGCGGCTCCTGCTTTCCACGCAAAGATCATCACCGGCATGTTCCAGGGAATGATCGCGGCGCAGACCCCGAGCGGTTTTCGAACAACGTTCAGATAGCCGTATCCCGGAAGATTACGGGCATCACCCGGGATACTCCCCGAGACCGAGGCATAATACTCGAATACATGGGCGGACCCGAGGATCTCGTCACGTGCTTCCCGAAGCGGTTTTCCCTGTTCGGTCGTCAGCAGAACGGCAAGTTCCTCCACCCGTGCCCGCATCAAAGACGCGGCGTTCACAAACATCACGGCACGCTTTGATGCTGCCGTCTTCTCCCAGGTCGGCAGGATATCGGCGGCCGCATTCACAAAATTGTCCACATCATCGGGCGCGGCGTTTGGTATTGTGCCGATGACTTCATTCGTGGCAGGATTTCTCACGTCGAGAGATGATTGCATGCTGGAGTATTATTCCGTAGCCTATTTAGACCTGTCCGTCGAAGCAGAAAATCGGAAATCTCTTTTTCGCGGAAAGAGAATCTATTCACATGCACGAATACGCTGAAAAGATCGCATCGATAGGTGCCGCTGCCAACCCGACGTTCATGACCCTTGGGATCACCCCGGTCTCATGGGGGAACGGGCAGGCAGTTCTCAAGATGAAAGCCTCGGATAAAATGCACAACGGTGTTGGATTCCTGCAGGGAGGGTTTTACGTCATCCTCGCCGACGAGGCGATCGCTTTGGCCGTATTAGCAGAGCTCGATCCCGGATCCGGCACCACGACCATCTCCGAAACGACGGAATTTATCCGCGGCACGAAAGATGACGAGATCTTCGCCGTCGCAAAAATCATCCAGAAAGGAAGACGGATCGTCTTTGCCGAAGCGGAAGTCAGACGCGGCAGCGTCGAAGGCGATCTCCTTTCAAAAACCACGGCCTCGTATCTGGTCACGCAGTGCTGACGAACTACCTGAAATGGTTTTGGGACGCAGAAATAGGATATCTCCACCGCGGGACGCTCCGCGCCGGAGTCGCGTCCCCGCACCCCAAATCAAAATAAAATGAATGATACCTCAACAGAAAAACCCGCACGCGGGTTTTTCCGATAGCATTTTTCAAGTGAGGGTGCGATTCCTGCGCAGGCGATAAGCCGGAGCATAGCACCCGAACGTAAGGAAAATGCGATTCGCGAGGATTCGCGGAGATTTGCGGTAAAATAATCTCTTGTCTCCCCACCCAACCTTACCCTTTCCGAATCTCAGCCCTTATTCGCGGTTGGTTCTTTCTCATCCATCACCACGTGGCCCTATCCCTCCTTCCTAGAAAAAATGACAGATTCATATCACCTCACGCCAAAGTATAACGATTATGGAGGAGCATGGCTGTTGAACTGGAAGTCGTAGACCGGGTCGAAGAGTGGACCGGGTTTCTGAAAAAGAAATACAAAAGCGAACTCAATAAAATATCCCGTGAATACCCAAGCGAACGTTCCCTGGAAATAGACTACGGCGTTCTGGAAAAATACGGAAAGATCGGTGTCGTTCTCGCCGACGAACTCCTCGAACACCCGGGAAAAACCCTCGAGGACGTCAAAGACGCGATTAGGACGTCGCGCCTCATCACCGGCAAAGATGTCGAAGGAAACGACATCTCCGACACCATAATCGGGAAAGTCAATATACGGTTCGTCCGCCTCCCGCGAAAGACCCAGATCAGGGACATCCGGGCAGACGACATCAATAAATTCATCAGCATCGACGGGATCGTGCGCCGGGTCACCGAGGTCCGCCCCCGGCTCGTCACCGGAGCGTTCCGGTGCGTGAACGGGCACATCACCTACAAAAAACAGGAGTACGGCTCCTACTCCGAGCCGGACATGTGTGGGCATGCCGAGTGTACGCTGAAAAAGCTCGAACTCGTGCAGAGCAAATCGACCTTCATCGACTCGCAGAAACTCCGTGTCCAGGAGACGCCCGAAGGACTTCGCGGCGGCGAGCAGCCCCAGAACATCGACATCGACACGATCGACGATCTCTGCGGCAAAGTCTCGCCGGGCGACCGCGTTATCGTGAACGGAATCCTTCGAAGCGTGCAAAGAGTCGTCGGCGGTCAGAAAAGCACCGTCTTCGACCTCTACATCGAATGCAACTCGATCGAGATCTCCATAAAAGAGTTCGAAGAGGTCAACATCTCCGAAGAGGATGAGGTCACGATCAAAGATATGGCCGCCGACCCCGGCGTATACGGGAAGATCGCCAGATCGATCGCCCCGACCATCTACGGAAACGACGAGGTCAAGGAAGCCATCGCTCTCCAGATGTTCGGCGGGATCCCAAAGGAAATGCCGGACGGATCCAGTCTTCGAGGCGATATCCATATCCTCCTCGTTGGTGACCCGGGTATTGCAAAATCCCAGCTGCTTCGCTACGTCATCAAACTCGCTCCGCGTGGGATCTACACCTCCGGAAAATCCGCATCCTCGGCAGGTCTGACGGCAGCCGCCGTGAAAGATGATCTTGGAGACGGCCGCTGGACGCTTGAAGCCGGAGCACTCGTTCTCGCGGACAAAGGTATCGCCGCGGTGGACGAAATGGACAAAATGCAGAAAGACGACCGCTCCTCTCTGCACGAAGCAATGGAGCAGCAGTCCGTTTCGATCGCGAAGGCCGGCATCAATGCTACGCTAAGGACCCGCTGTTCCCTGCTCGGCGCGGCCAACCCAAAGCTCGGCAGATTCGACGAGTATGCCAACATCTCCGAACAGATCAACATGCCGCCGTCCCTTCTCTCCCGTTTCGATCTGATCTTCATCATGAAGGATCAACCGGACGCTACAAGGGATCTCAACATCGCCCGGCACATCTTAAAGGCCCACTCGGCCGGTGAGAAGATCATGCGGCACAAGAAGTACCCGATCCCGGGAGCGGACGACGAGTACTTCCAGCGCGAACTTGCTCCGGTCACGCCGGAGATCGACGCCGCGATGCTTCGAAAATATCTGGCCTACGCAAAACGAAACTGCTTCCCGCTTTTAAAAGACGAGGCGAAGGAAGTTCTCGTCCAGTATTATCAGAGCCTTCGAAGCGTCGCCTACGAAAACTCCGACAAACCGGTCCCGATCACCGCCCGTCAGCTGGAGGCACTCGTCCGTCTCGCAGAAGCGAGCGCCCGGGTCCGGCTGGCCGACGAGGTGGAGCAGGAGGATGCGGAACGCGTGGTCAAGATCGTGGATGCCTGTCTGAGACAGGTGGCTTACGATGCGAAGACCGGCTCTCTTGATATCGACAAGATCACCACCGGAACATCCAGATCGGGCCGTGCGATCCGCCGCGAACTCAAAGAGACGATCGAGACGCTGATCCAGGCAAGCGACGACCGGGTCGCGAAGGTCGATCAGATCATGGAGACGATGGAGAACAAGTATCATTATAAGAGGGATGAGGTGGAACACATTCTCGAAAGAATGAGGATGGACGGGGAAGTGTTCCAGCCGAGGAACGGCCTGATCAAATTCACCGCACCCATGAGGTAATATAAATGGCAACAGACAGAGAAAACGCCGTGTTCGAAGCGGCAATCAAACTCGGGGCGCTCTACCATCAGTTCGTGGGAACGCCCATCTCACGTTCGACCGCAGAGATCGTTGAGGCCGCAATCGAAAGTGCGGTCTCTCTTCAGCCGTATGTGACGAAGATCACGGTCCGGCTGGACAAATCCTTAATGAATGAAAATCCGTTCGGCTACTCGGAACTTACCGGGGCGATGTACGATGCCGTTATCGAAACGAAGTACGGCGACGCGGTCTGCCGTGCAAGCCTGAAGTTCGAGAACGGCTATCCGCTGATGAAGATCATCGAGTAATGGAAAAATTTCCGATCCTCGACGATCATTTTCATATCAACCGGAGAACGGGCGTCGGCCCGTCGGTCGTGAAAGAGTTCATGCGTTCCGGCGGGACGCACATAGTGCTCGTTTCGCTCCCCTCCTGGTCGTGCGGTGTTACGCCGGTCACGCCCGATGACTACCGTGAGGTCTTCGACGAGCTGCTGACGGTTTCGGCGATGGTGAACGAACTCGGATGCGTCTGTTATCCGGTCGCGGGCGTCCACCCGGCCGAGATCGGGCGGCTTTCAGAGAGGCTCGGACTTTCGGCTGCCGAGGAGCTGATGTGCGGGGCGCTGGATGTCGCCGCCGAGTATGTCCGCGAGGGCAAATGTATCGGGCTGAAGTCCGGCCGGCCGCATTATCCGGTGACGCCCGATGTCTGGGAAGCGTCAAACCGTGTTCTTGAAAGAGCCCTTACGCTGTCGGGCGAGCTTGGCTGTTCTCTGCAGATCCATGCCGAGTCCGGCCCGTGCGAGGACGTGCCGGATCTCGCAAAATCCTGCGGGATGGATCCGTCCCGGGTCGTGAAGCATTTTGCGACCTGCGAGACGCCGCTTCATCCATCGATCACGGTCAGAGAGCCGTTTTTGAATCAGTGGTTTGCGGAAAAACGGGAGTTCACGCTCGAGAGTGATTATATGGATGATCTATCAAGGCCGGGTGCGGTGAACGGACCTCGGTCGGTCCCTCGCAGGATGCAGA from Methanocorpusculum labreanum Z includes:
- a CDS encoding minichromosome maintenance protein MCM: MAVELEVVDRVEEWTGFLKKKYKSELNKISREYPSERSLEIDYGVLEKYGKIGVVLADELLEHPGKTLEDVKDAIRTSRLITGKDVEGNDISDTIIGKVNIRFVRLPRKTQIRDIRADDINKFISIDGIVRRVTEVRPRLVTGAFRCVNGHITYKKQEYGSYSEPDMCGHAECTLKKLELVQSKSTFIDSQKLRVQETPEGLRGGEQPQNIDIDTIDDLCGKVSPGDRVIVNGILRSVQRVVGGQKSTVFDLYIECNSIEISIKEFEEVNISEEDEVTIKDMAADPGVYGKIARSIAPTIYGNDEVKEAIALQMFGGIPKEMPDGSSLRGDIHILLVGDPGIAKSQLLRYVIKLAPRGIYTSGKSASSAGLTAAAVKDDLGDGRWTLEAGALVLADKGIAAVDEMDKMQKDDRSSLHEAMEQQSVSIAKAGINATLRTRCSLLGAANPKLGRFDEYANISEQINMPPSLLSRFDLIFIMKDQPDATRDLNIARHILKAHSAGEKIMRHKKYPIPGADDEYFQRELAPVTPEIDAAMLRKYLAYAKRNCFPLLKDEAKEVLVQYYQSLRSVAYENSDKPVPITARQLEALVRLAEASARVRLADEVEQEDAERVVKIVDACLRQVAYDAKTGSLDIDKITTGTSRSGRAIRRELKETIETLIQASDDRVAKVDQIMETMENKYHYKRDEVEHILERMRMDGEVFQPRNGLIKFTAPMR
- a CDS encoding dihydroneopterin aldolase family protein, which gives rise to MATDRENAVFEAAIKLGALYHQFVGTPISRSTAEIVEAAIESAVSLQPYVTKITVRLDKSLMNENPFGYSELTGAMYDAVIETKYGDAVCRASLKFENGYPLMKIIE
- a CDS encoding TatD family hydrolase, whose product is MEKFPILDDHFHINRRTGVGPSVVKEFMRSGGTHIVLVSLPSWSCGVTPVTPDDYREVFDELLTVSAMVNELGCVCYPVAGVHPAEIGRLSERLGLSAAEELMCGALDVAAEYVREGKCIGLKSGRPHYPVTPDVWEASNRVLERALTLSGELGCSLQIHAESGPCEDVPDLAKSCGMDPSRVVKHFATCETPLHPSITVREPFLNQWFAEKREFTLESDYMDDLSRPGAVNGPRSVPRRMQKLLQEGAVNPEDMWRVHGSVPKRIYGVYFDI